The Paenibacillus sp. G2S3 region ACAGATTTGTCGGCGTATGATTGCATTTTGGTTCCAGGCGGATTCTCATATGGTGATTACCTGCGCTGCGGCGCGATTTCAAGATTTGCTCCTGTAATGGCTGAAGTTGCTAAAGCAGCAGAGCAAGGGAAATTCGTGCTAGGCATTTGCAATGGGTTCCAAATTCTTACTGAGGCTGGTTTGTTGCCAGGCGCGCTGCGTCGTAACATGTCCATGAAGTTCCGTTGTCATGATACCGTGCTTAAGGTTGTTAATAACGAAACCCCATTTACTATTGATTATGCTAAGGATGAAGAAATCATCATCCCAATCGCTCACGGCGAAGGAAACTATTACTGTGATGAAGAGACTTTAGCAGAACTGAAAGCTAACAATCAGATTGTGTTCACATATAGCGATAATCCTAACGGCTCTGTAGCTGATATTGCGGGTGTTAGTAATGTGCAGGGGAATGTAGTCGGCATGATGCCTCACCCTGAGCGTGCAGCTAACAGCTTGCTCGGATCTGAAGATGGCAAACGAA contains the following coding sequences:
- the purQ gene encoding phosphoribosylformylglycinamidine synthase subunit PurQ, encoding MKFAVLVFPGSNCDIDCYKAVEDRLGEPVDYVWHTATDLSAYDCILVPGGFSYGDYLRCGAISRFAPVMAEVAKAAEQGKFVLGICNGFQILTEAGLLPGALRRNMSMKFRCHDTVLKVVNNETPFTIDYAKDEEIIIPIAHGEGNYYCDEETLAELKANNQIVFTYSDNPNGSVADIAGVSNVQGNVVGMMPHPERAANSLLGSEDGKRMFTSILKTWRDRHDAASIR